In a single window of the Caulobacter soli genome:
- a CDS encoding NADH-quinone oxidoreductase subunit A, which yields MNAFLLQYLPIVIFLGIAAVIGIAFILAAAVLAPKAPDPEKLSAYECGFNAFDDARMKFDVRFYLVSILFIIFDLEVAFLFPWAVSLMKLPHDVAAFAFWSMLVFLGVLTVGFIYEWKKGALEWE from the coding sequence ATGAACGCCTTCCTTCTCCAGTATCTGCCGATCGTGATCTTCCTAGGGATCGCGGCGGTCATCGGCATCGCCTTCATCCTCGCGGCCGCGGTGCTCGCCCCCAAGGCGCCGGACCCTGAAAAGCTGTCCGCCTACGAATGCGGCTTCAACGCTTTCGACGACGCGCGCATGAAGTTCGACGTCCGGTTCTACTTGGTCTCGATCCTGTTCATCATCTTCGACCTGGAAGTGGCCTTCCTGTTCCCGTGGGCCGTTTCGCTGATGAAGCTGCCGCACGACGTGGCCGCCTTCGCCTTCTGGTCGATGCTGGTCTTCCTGGGCGTTCTGACCGTCGGCTTCATCTACGAATGGAAGAAGGGCGCCCTCGAATGGGAGTGA
- a CDS encoding NuoB/complex I 20 kDa subunit family protein has product MEEGRPRMGVIIPPTGSAPSSPLVPAGSAARSTVQGYDPKLHDPYFDGLSGQLADKGFVTAAADDLITWARTGSLMWMTFGLACCAVEMMHSAMPRYDLERYGFAPRASPRQSDVMIVAGTLTNKMAPALRKVYDQMPEPRYVISMGSCANGGGYYYYSYSVVRGCDRIVPIDIYVPGCPPTAEALVYGVLQLQKKIRRTGTIER; this is encoded by the coding sequence ATGGAAGAAGGGCGCCCTCGAATGGGAGTGATCATTCCCCCCACCGGCTCGGCTCCCAGCTCGCCGCTGGTTCCCGCCGGCTCGGCCGCCCGGTCGACCGTGCAGGGCTATGACCCCAAGCTGCACGACCCCTATTTCGACGGCCTGTCGGGCCAGCTGGCCGACAAGGGCTTCGTCACGGCGGCCGCCGACGACCTGATCACCTGGGCCCGCACCGGCTCGCTGATGTGGATGACGTTCGGCCTGGCCTGCTGCGCCGTCGAAATGATGCACTCGGCCATGCCGCGCTATGACCTGGAGCGCTACGGTTTCGCGCCCCGCGCCAGCCCGCGCCAGTCGGACGTGATGATCGTCGCCGGCACCCTGACCAACAAGATGGCTCCGGCTCTGCGCAAGGTCTACGACCAGATGCCCGAGCCGCGCTACGTCATCTCGATGGGCAGCTGCGCCAACGGCGGCGGCTACTATTATTACAGCTACAGCGTCGTGCGCGGCTGCGACCGGATCGTGCCGATCGACATCTATGTCCCCGGCTGCCCGCCCACCGCCGAGGCCTTGGTCTATGGCGTGCTGCAGCTGCAGAAGAAGATCCGTCGCACGGGGACGATCGAGCGATGA
- a CDS encoding NADH-quinone oxidoreductase subunit C — protein MTDVTVTEAEVPALSPLEALGQAIVANSAGAITAWHVAFGELNLLGPSNRVVQALTYLRDHPDYRFHQLVDLTGVDYPERERRFDVVYHLLSLVKNHRVRLKVQTDEDTAVPSVTPVFPVADWFEREAFDMYGIFFDGHPDLRRILTDYGFHGHPLRKDFPMTGYVEVRYDDELKRVVYEPVKITEFRAFDFLSPWEGAKYALPGDEKAGK, from the coding sequence ATGACCGACGTGACTGTCACCGAGGCCGAAGTTCCGGCCCTGTCGCCCCTGGAAGCCTTGGGTCAAGCGATCGTCGCCAACTCGGCCGGCGCGATCACCGCCTGGCACGTGGCGTTCGGCGAGCTGAACCTGCTGGGCCCGTCCAATCGGGTCGTCCAGGCGCTGACCTATCTGCGCGACCACCCCGACTATCGCTTCCACCAGCTGGTGGATCTGACAGGCGTCGACTATCCGGAGCGCGAGCGCCGGTTCGACGTGGTCTATCACCTGCTGTCGCTGGTGAAGAACCATCGCGTGCGCCTCAAGGTGCAGACCGACGAGGACACCGCCGTTCCCAGCGTCACGCCGGTGTTCCCGGTCGCCGACTGGTTCGAGCGCGAAGCCTTCGACATGTACGGGATCTTCTTCGACGGTCACCCCGACCTGCGCCGGATCCTGACCGACTACGGCTTCCACGGCCATCCGCTGCGGAAGGACTTCCCGATGACGGGCTATGTCGAGGTCCGCTACGACGACGAGCTGAAGCGCGTGGTCTACGAGCCCGTGAAGATCACCGAGTTCCGGGCGTTCGACTTCCTGTCCCCCTGGGAGGGCGCCAAGTACGCCCTGCCGGGCGACGAGAAGGCTGGGAAGTAA
- a CDS encoding NADH-quinone oxidoreductase subunit D has protein sequence MTGQNSPAAATDFFHDAPSLPAVPETPVRKFNINFGPQHPAAHGVLRLVLELDGEIVERVDPHIGLLHRGTEKLMEARTYLQNIPYFDRLDYVAPMNQEHAFCLAIEKLLGVDVPMRGSLIRVLFCEIGRVLNHLLNVTTQAMDVGALTPPLWGFEEREKLMVFYERACGARLHANYFRPGGVHQDLTPSLIDDIEKWAKAFPKICDDIEGLITDNRIFKQRNVDIGVVTKEDALAWGFSGVMVRGSGIAWDLRRNQPYECYNDFEFDIPLGKNGDCYDRYLCRMQEMRESTKIILQAIEKLRVTPGPVMTEDNKVSPPRRAEMKRSMEALIHHFKLYTEGFRTPEGEVYASVEAPKGEFGVYVVSNGTNKPYRCKIKAPGFSHLAAMDWMNRGHQLADVSAILGSLDIVFGEVDR, from the coding sequence ATGACTGGTCAAAACTCTCCCGCCGCCGCGACCGACTTCTTCCACGACGCGCCGTCGCTGCCGGCCGTGCCGGAAACCCCGGTTCGCAAGTTCAACATCAACTTCGGTCCGCAACACCCGGCCGCGCACGGCGTGCTGCGCCTGGTGCTGGAGCTGGACGGCGAAATCGTCGAACGCGTCGATCCGCACATCGGCCTGCTGCATCGCGGCACCGAGAAGCTGATGGAGGCCCGCACCTACCTCCAGAACATCCCGTACTTCGACCGCCTCGACTACGTGGCGCCGATGAACCAGGAACATGCGTTCTGCCTGGCCATCGAGAAGCTGCTGGGCGTTGACGTGCCGATGCGCGGCAGCCTGATCCGCGTGCTGTTCTGCGAAATCGGCCGGGTGCTGAACCACCTGCTGAACGTGACGACCCAGGCCATGGACGTCGGCGCCCTGACGCCGCCGCTCTGGGGCTTCGAGGAACGCGAGAAGCTGATGGTGTTCTACGAGCGCGCCTGCGGCGCTCGCCTGCACGCCAACTACTTCCGTCCGGGCGGCGTCCACCAGGACCTGACCCCGTCGCTGATCGACGACATCGAGAAGTGGGCGAAAGCCTTCCCGAAGATCTGCGACGACATCGAAGGCCTGATCACCGACAACCGCATCTTCAAGCAGCGCAACGTCGACATCGGCGTGGTGACCAAGGAAGACGCGCTGGCCTGGGGCTTCTCGGGCGTGATGGTGCGCGGTTCGGGTATCGCCTGGGACCTGCGCCGCAACCAGCCCTACGAGTGCTACAACGACTTCGAGTTCGACATCCCGCTGGGCAAGAACGGCGACTGCTACGATCGCTATCTGTGCCGCATGCAGGAAATGCGCGAGTCCACCAAGATCATCCTGCAGGCCATCGAGAAGCTGCGCGTCACGCCCGGCCCGGTGATGACCGAGGACAACAAGGTCAGCCCGCCGCGTCGCGCCGAGATGAAGCGGTCGATGGAAGCCCTGATCCATCACTTCAAGCTCTACACCGAAGGCTTCCGCACGCCGGAAGGCGAGGTCTACGCTTCGGTCGAAGCGCCCAAGGGCGAGTTCGGCGTCTATGTGGTGTCGAACGGCACCAACAAGCCGTACCGCTGCAAGATCAAGGCTCCGGGCTTCTCGCACCTGGCGGCCATGGACTGGATGAACCGCGGCCACCAGCTGGCCGACGTCTCGGCCATCCTGGGCTCGCTCGACATCGTGTTCGGCGAGGTCGATCGATGA
- a CDS encoding nuclear transport factor 2 family protein has translation MSLEAIAQAQLDAYNAQDLDAHCAHFADDVVVATLNGDVSRTGIEAYRAFYAKTFAEFPKNNAKLLNRVVVGSNVIDHEHVDRGNGDAPFQVAAIYTFKGDKIVRVDFAR, from the coding sequence ATGAGCCTGGAAGCCATCGCCCAGGCCCAACTGGACGCCTACAACGCCCAGGACCTGGACGCCCACTGCGCGCACTTCGCGGACGACGTGGTCGTGGCCACGCTGAACGGCGACGTGTCTCGCACGGGCATCGAGGCCTATCGGGCCTTCTACGCCAAGACCTTCGCCGAGTTCCCCAAGAACAACGCCAAGCTCCTGAACCGCGTCGTGGTCGGTTCGAACGTGATCGACCACGAGCACGTCGACCGCGGCAACGGCGACGCGCCGTTCCAGGTCGCCGCCATCTACACCTTCAAGGGCGACAAGATCGTCCGCGTGGATTTCGCCCGATGA
- the nuoE gene encoding NADH-quinone oxidoreductase subunit NuoE — protein sequence MSVRRLAKEQPASFAFSKDSQAKADWWKAKYPAERKQSAVIPMLWLAQKQEGWVSEPAIQEIAKQLAMPVIRVLEVATFYVMFQLQPVGKVAFVQLCGTTPCQLRGALDLRAVLKAKIGEANDVSADGKFSWEEVECLGACCNAPMAAINDYYYEDLTPESLAQILDDFAAGKSPKPGSYDGRGASEPKGAIHTLTDPKLYDGSLAKKIKIPNLPEKPKKAPKAEPAA from the coding sequence ATGAGCGTACGTCGTCTCGCCAAGGAACAGCCGGCCAGCTTCGCCTTCTCGAAGGACAGCCAGGCCAAGGCCGACTGGTGGAAAGCCAAATATCCCGCCGAGCGCAAGCAGTCGGCGGTGATCCCGATGCTGTGGCTGGCCCAGAAGCAGGAAGGCTGGGTTTCCGAACCCGCCATCCAGGAGATCGCCAAGCAACTGGCGATGCCGGTCATCCGCGTTCTGGAGGTCGCCACCTTCTACGTGATGTTCCAGCTGCAGCCGGTCGGCAAGGTCGCCTTCGTCCAGCTATGCGGCACCACGCCGTGCCAGCTGCGCGGCGCGCTGGACCTGCGCGCGGTGCTGAAGGCCAAGATTGGCGAAGCCAACGACGTCTCGGCCGACGGCAAGTTCAGCTGGGAAGAGGTCGAGTGCCTGGGCGCCTGCTGCAACGCGCCGATGGCCGCCATCAACGACTACTACTACGAAGACCTGACGCCGGAGAGCCTGGCCCAGATCCTCGACGATTTCGCCGCCGGCAAGTCGCCCAAGCCGGGCAGCTATGACGGCCGTGGCGCGTCGGAGCCGAAGGGGGCGATCCACACCCTGACGGACCCGAAGCTGTACGACGGCTCGCTGGCCAAGAAGATCAAGATCCCGAACCTGCCCGAGAAGCCGAAGAAGGCTCCGAAGGCGGAGCCCGCCGCCTGA
- the nuoF gene encoding NADH-quinone oxidoreductase subunit NuoF produces the protein MVGILEDKDRIFTNLYGLHDWGLEGAKKRGCWNGTKDILDAGRDWIIDNMKNSGLRGRGGAGFGTGLKWSFMPKEVKDGRPHYLVVNADESEPGTCKDREIMRHDPHLLIEGCLIASRAMLAHACYIYIRGEYVREREVLEEAIKQAYEAKLIGKNNVHGWDFDLYVHHGAGAYICGEETALLESLEGKKGQPRLKPPFPAGAGLYGMPTTVNNVESIAVAGTILRRGAAWFTGFGRPNNAGTKLFCVSGHVNLPCNVEEAMSIPFRQLIEDHCGGIRGGWGNLKAVIPGGASVPMIPAEQCEDLPMDFDALRNLKSGLGTAAVMVMDKDTDLVRAIARLSYFYKHESCGQCTPCREGTGWMWRVMERMATGEADPKEIDTLLDVTTQVEGHTICALGDAAAWPIQGLFRHFRHEVEDRIASYRTGRLHVQGASLIAAE, from the coding sequence ATGGTCGGTATCCTCGAAGACAAGGACCGCATCTTCACGAACCTCTACGGTCTCCACGATTGGGGCCTGGAAGGTGCGAAGAAGCGCGGCTGCTGGAATGGCACCAAGGACATCCTGGACGCGGGTCGCGACTGGATCATCGACAACATGAAGAACTCCGGCCTGCGCGGCCGGGGCGGGGCGGGCTTCGGCACCGGCCTGAAGTGGTCGTTCATGCCCAAGGAAGTGAAGGACGGTCGTCCGCACTACCTGGTCGTCAACGCCGACGAGTCCGAGCCGGGCACCTGCAAGGACCGGGAGATCATGCGGCATGATCCGCACCTCCTGATCGAGGGCTGCCTGATCGCCTCGCGCGCCATGCTGGCCCACGCCTGCTACATCTACATTCGCGGCGAATACGTCCGCGAACGCGAAGTGCTGGAAGAGGCGATCAAGCAGGCCTACGAGGCCAAGCTGATCGGCAAGAACAACGTCCACGGCTGGGACTTCGATCTCTACGTCCACCACGGCGCCGGCGCCTATATCTGCGGCGAAGAGACGGCCCTGCTGGAAAGCCTGGAAGGCAAGAAGGGCCAGCCGCGCCTGAAGCCGCCGTTCCCGGCCGGCGCGGGCCTCTACGGCATGCCCACGACCGTCAATAACGTCGAGAGCATCGCCGTCGCCGGCACCATCCTGCGTCGCGGCGCGGCCTGGTTCACCGGCTTTGGCCGTCCCAACAACGCCGGCACCAAGCTGTTCTGCGTCTCGGGCCACGTGAACCTGCCCTGCAACGTCGAAGAGGCGATGAGCATCCCCTTCCGCCAGCTGATCGAGGATCACTGCGGCGGGATCCGGGGCGGCTGGGGCAACCTGAAGGCCGTGATTCCGGGCGGCGCCTCGGTGCCGATGATTCCGGCCGAGCAGTGCGAAGACCTGCCGATGGACTTCGACGCCCTGCGCAATCTGAAGTCGGGCCTGGGCACCGCGGCCGTCATGGTCATGGACAAGGACACCGATCTGGTCCGCGCCATCGCCCGCCTGAGCTACTTCTACAAGCACGAGAGCTGCGGCCAGTGCACGCCGTGCCGCGAAGGCACCGGCTGGATGTGGCGGGTCATGGAGCGCATGGCCACCGGTGAGGCCGATCCGAAAGAGATCGACACCCTGCTGGACGTCACGACCCAGGTCGAGGGTCACACCATCTGCGCCCTGGGCGACGCGGCCGCCTGGCCGATCCAGGGCCTGTTCCGTCACTTCCGCCACGAGGTGGAAGACCGGATTGCATCGTACCGGACTGGCCGCCTGCACGTGCAGGGCGCCAGCCTGATCGCGGCGGAGTAA
- the nuoG gene encoding NADH-quinone oxidoreductase subunit NuoG, with amino-acid sequence MAIAKVNGVEVEFEPGMTVLQVAELAGEEIPRFCYHERLSIAGNCRMCLVEVKPGPPKPQASCALPAAEGQEIFTKTPMVKKAREGVMEFLLINHPLDCPICDQGGECDLQDQAMGYGRDDSRYHENKRAVEEKAMGPLIKTVMTRCIQCTRCVRFITEVAGSPEIGLISRGEDVEITTYLGAAVTSELSANVIDLCPVGALTSKPYAFEARPWELKKTESVDVMDALGSSIRVDARGAAVLRVLPRVNEDVNEEWISDKTRYAVDGLQRQRLDRPYVRVGGKLQPASWAQAFAAVAAKIKAAPADRVGVIAGDLQDAESLKATKDLFTALGVKNLDARQDGSTLGYGPRESWLFNSTIAGIENADVVLFIGANPRLEAPVLNTRFRKQWIAGKTRFGVIGEQADLTFDYDYLGAGTKTLSGLAKAKNDFVTALKNAQRPAIIVGQGALTRADGAAVLKAAAGLAKTFNVVREGWNGWNVLHTAAARVAGLDLGFVPGEGGLSTADMLKPGALDVLFLLGADECETAALDAFKVYLGTHGDAGAHKADVILPGAAYTEKNGLYVNTEGRVQMGERAVFPKGEAKEDWSILRALSEHLGAKLPYDSLDQLRAKLFAEHPTFGQIDYAPGSVATSFDLSGLGGAGELSDAPFESPIKAFHLTNPIARASVTMAECAATVSGAAKIAAE; translated from the coding sequence ATGGCTATCGCCAAGGTCAACGGCGTCGAGGTCGAGTTCGAACCCGGCATGACGGTTCTGCAGGTCGCGGAACTGGCCGGGGAAGAGATCCCGCGCTTCTGCTATCACGAGCGCCTGAGCATCGCCGGCAACTGCCGCATGTGCCTGGTCGAGGTGAAGCCTGGTCCGCCCAAGCCGCAGGCGTCTTGCGCCCTGCCGGCCGCCGAGGGCCAGGAGATCTTCACCAAGACCCCGATGGTCAAGAAGGCCCGCGAAGGGGTGATGGAGTTCCTGCTCATCAACCACCCGCTGGATTGCCCGATCTGCGACCAGGGCGGCGAGTGCGATCTGCAGGACCAGGCCATGGGCTATGGCCGCGACGACAGCCGCTATCACGAGAACAAGCGCGCGGTCGAAGAGAAGGCCATGGGCCCGCTCATCAAGACCGTGATGACGCGCTGCATCCAATGCACGCGTTGTGTCCGCTTCATCACCGAAGTCGCCGGCTCGCCGGAGATCGGCTTGATCTCGCGCGGCGAAGACGTTGAAATCACGACCTATCTGGGCGCGGCGGTGACGTCGGAGCTCAGCGCCAACGTCATCGACCTGTGCCCGGTCGGCGCCCTAACCTCCAAGCCCTACGCCTTCGAGGCGCGGCCCTGGGAGCTGAAGAAGACCGAGAGCGTCGACGTCATGGACGCCCTGGGCTCGTCGATCCGCGTCGATGCCCGCGGCGCCGCCGTCCTGCGCGTGCTGCCGCGCGTCAACGAGGACGTCAACGAAGAGTGGATCTCGGACAAGACGCGCTACGCCGTCGACGGCCTGCAGCGTCAGCGTCTGGACCGCCCGTACGTCCGCGTCGGCGGCAAGCTGCAACCGGCCAGCTGGGCCCAGGCCTTCGCCGCCGTCGCCGCCAAGATCAAGGCCGCTCCGGCCGACCGCGTCGGCGTCATTGCCGGCGACCTGCAGGACGCCGAGAGCCTGAAGGCGACCAAGGACCTGTTCACCGCCCTGGGCGTGAAGAACCTGGACGCCCGTCAGGACGGTTCGACCCTGGGCTACGGTCCGCGCGAAAGCTGGCTGTTCAACTCGACGATCGCCGGCATCGAGAACGCCGACGTGGTGCTGTTCATCGGCGCCAATCCGCGCCTCGAGGCTCCGGTCCTGAACACCCGGTTCCGCAAGCAGTGGATCGCCGGCAAGACCCGCTTCGGCGTGATCGGCGAACAGGCCGACCTGACCTTTGACTACGACTACCTCGGCGCCGGAACCAAGACCCTGTCGGGCCTGGCCAAGGCCAAGAACGACTTCGTCACGGCTCTGAAGAACGCCCAGCGTCCGGCGATCATCGTCGGGCAGGGCGCTCTGACTCGCGCCGACGGCGCCGCCGTGCTGAAGGCCGCCGCCGGCCTGGCCAAGACGTTCAACGTCGTTCGCGAAGGCTGGAACGGCTGGAACGTGCTGCACACCGCCGCCGCCCGCGTGGCCGGCCTGGATCTCGGCTTCGTGCCGGGCGAGGGCGGTCTGTCGACGGCGGACATGCTGAAGCCGGGCGCGCTGGACGTGCTGTTCCTGCTGGGCGCCGACGAGTGCGAAACCGCCGCTTTGGACGCCTTCAAGGTGTATCTGGGCACCCACGGCGACGCCGGCGCCCACAAGGCCGACGTCATCCTGCCGGGCGCGGCCTACACCGAGAAGAACGGCCTCTATGTGAACACCGAAGGCCGCGTCCAGATGGGCGAGCGGGCGGTGTTCCCCAAGGGCGAGGCCAAGGAAGACTGGTCGATCCTGCGGGCCCTGTCCGAGCACCTGGGCGCCAAGCTGCCCTATGACAGCCTGGACCAGCTGCGCGCCAAGCTGTTCGCCGAGCACCCCACCTTCGGCCAGATCGACTACGCCCCGGGCTCGGTGGCCACGTCGTTCGACCTGTCGGGCCTGGGTGGCGCGGGCGAGCTTTCGGACGCGCCGTTCGAAAGCCCGATCAAGGCCTTCCACCTGACCAACCCCATCGCGCGCGCCAGCGTGACCATGGCCGAATGCGCGGCCACGGTTTCCGGCGCCGCCAAGATCGCGGCGGAGTAG
- the nuoH gene encoding NADH-quinone oxidoreductase subunit NuoH: MSEFFSNPAVTWTLLTTGGILLVVVWVLLSLAFLLLADRKIWAGVQMRKGPNVVGPFGLLQSFADFFKFVLKEIIIPAGADKVIFLLAPLLSLVLAFVGWAVVPFAPGWVVSNLNVGILYLLAMSSLGVYGIIMGGWASNSKYPFLGALRSAAQMVSYEVSIGLIIITVILLAGTMNLSSIVEQQGGWFWNWNVFGGGLHNLILLPVMVIAMGMFFISALAETNRPPFDLPEAESELVAGYQVEYSSTPYLLFMVAEYSNIVLMCAMISVLFFGGWNPGFPIGFTAGWPPFLVNFLLALVFYFKIVVAFFMIAMAKAIVPRYRYDQLMRLGWKVFLPMSLVLVLLVSAWRVFGLHA, encoded by the coding sequence GTGAGCGAATTCTTCTCTAACCCCGCCGTGACCTGGACCCTGCTGACCACCGGCGGCATCCTGCTGGTCGTGGTCTGGGTGCTGCTGAGCCTGGCCTTCCTGCTGCTGGCCGACCGCAAGATCTGGGCCGGCGTGCAGATGCGCAAGGGCCCCAACGTGGTGGGGCCGTTCGGCCTGCTGCAGTCCTTCGCCGACTTCTTCAAGTTCGTGCTGAAGGAAATCATCATCCCGGCCGGCGCCGACAAGGTGATCTTCCTGCTGGCCCCGCTGCTGAGCCTGGTCCTGGCCTTCGTGGGCTGGGCCGTGGTGCCGTTCGCGCCGGGCTGGGTGGTTTCCAACCTCAACGTCGGCATCCTGTACCTGCTGGCGATGAGCTCGCTGGGCGTCTACGGCATCATCATGGGCGGCTGGGCTTCGAACTCGAAGTACCCGTTCCTGGGCGCGCTACGTTCGGCGGCGCAGATGGTGTCGTACGAAGTGTCGATCGGCCTGATCATCATCACGGTGATCCTGCTGGCCGGCACCATGAACCTCAGCTCGATCGTCGAGCAGCAGGGCGGCTGGTTCTGGAACTGGAACGTCTTCGGCGGCGGTCTGCACAACCTGATCCTGCTGCCGGTGATGGTCATCGCCATGGGCATGTTCTTCATCTCGGCCCTGGCCGAGACCAACCGCCCGCCGTTCGACCTTCCCGAAGCCGAATCCGAACTCGTGGCCGGCTATCAGGTCGAGTACAGCTCGACCCCGTACCTGCTGTTCATGGTCGCCGAATATTCGAACATCGTCCTGATGTGCGCGATGATCAGCGTGCTGTTCTTCGGCGGCTGGAACCCGGGCTTCCCGATCGGCTTCACGGCCGGCTGGCCGCCGTTCCTGGTCAACTTCCTGCTGGCCCTGGTGTTCTATTTCAAGATCGTCGTCGCGTTCTTCATGATCGCCATGGCCAAGGCCATCGTGCCTCGCTACCGCTACGACCAGCTGATGCGCCTGGGCTGGAAGGTCTTCCTGCCGATGTCGCTGGTGCTGGTGCTGCTGGTCTCGGCCTGGCGCGTGTTCGGACTGCACGCGTGA
- the nuoI gene encoding NADH-quinone oxidoreductase subunit NuoI, whose amino-acid sequence MMQRISQAVKGVALLDFAGAFGLAMKYMIAPKKTVIYPNERGPQSPRFRGEHALRRYPSGEERCIACKLCEAICPAQAITIEAEPRDDGSRRTTRYDIDMVKCIYCGLCQEACPVDAIVEGPNIEFAVETREELYYDKEKLLDNGDRWERLIAKNLELDAPYR is encoded by the coding sequence ATGATGCAACGCATTTCCCAAGCCGTTAAAGGCGTGGCCCTGCTGGACTTCGCGGGGGCCTTCGGCCTGGCGATGAAGTACATGATCGCGCCGAAGAAGACCGTGATCTATCCGAACGAGCGCGGCCCGCAGTCGCCCCGTTTCCGCGGCGAGCACGCCCTGCGTCGCTATCCGTCGGGCGAAGAGCGCTGCATCGCCTGCAAGCTGTGCGAAGCCATCTGCCCGGCCCAGGCCATCACCATCGAGGCCGAACCGCGCGATGACGGCAGCCGCCGCACGACCCGCTACGACATCGACATGGTCAAGTGCATCTACTGCGGCCTGTGCCAGGAGGCTTGCCCGGTGGACGCCATCGTCGAGGGGCCGAACATCGAGTTCGCCGTCGAGACGCGCGAAGAGCTCTACTACGACAAGGAAAAGCTGCTCGACAACGGCGACCGTTGGGAACGGCTGATCGCGAAGAATCTGGAGTTGGACGCGCCCTACCGCTAA
- a CDS encoding NADH-quinone oxidoreductase subunit J: protein MVLRGAPALQAIAFYLLAVATVVAGLLVVSAKNPVHSVLFLITAFFSAAGLFVLMGAEFLAMLLIVVYVGAVAVLFLFVVMMLDVDFAELRQGFAQYLPIGGLVGGFLTLEMIFVAATVATNGAAGKNAAPMASPLGVPNTEAIGRVLYTDYIFFFQLAGLVLLVAMIGAIVLTLRHKPGVKRQNIEKQNARTPKTGMELVQIKPGEGISE from the coding sequence ATGGTTTTAAGGGGAGCACCTGCCTTGCAGGCGATAGCTTTCTATTTGCTCGCGGTAGCGACCGTGGTGGCGGGTCTTCTCGTCGTCTCGGCCAAGAACCCCGTGCACTCGGTGCTCTTCCTGATCACCGCCTTCTTCTCGGCCGCGGGCCTCTTCGTCCTGATGGGCGCGGAGTTCCTGGCGATGCTGCTGATCGTCGTCTATGTGGGCGCGGTCGCGGTGCTGTTCCTGTTCGTCGTCATGATGCTCGACGTGGACTTCGCCGAGCTGCGACAGGGCTTCGCCCAGTATCTGCCGATCGGCGGCCTGGTCGGCGGGTTCCTGACGCTGGAGATGATCTTCGTCGCCGCGACGGTGGCCACCAACGGCGCGGCCGGCAAGAACGCCGCCCCGATGGCCTCGCCGCTGGGCGTGCCGAACACCGAGGCGATCGGCCGGGTGCTCTACACCGACTACATCTTCTTCTTCCAGCTGGCGGGCCTGGTGCTGCTGGTGGCCATGATCGGCGCCATCGTCCTGACCCTGCGCCACAAGCCGGGCGTCAAGCGCCAGAACATCGAAAAGCAGAACGCCCGCACCCCCAAGACCGGGATGGAACTCGTGCAGATCAAGCCGGGCGAGGGGATCAGCGAATGA
- the nuoK gene encoding NADH-quinone oxidoreductase subunit NuoK, whose product MIGLSHYLVVAAILFTIGVFGIFVNRKNIIVILMSIELILLAVNINLVAFSVFLHDVVGQIFAMFVLTVAAAEAAVGLAILVTFFRNRGDIAVDDASVMKG is encoded by the coding sequence ATGATCGGCCTGTCGCATTATCTCGTCGTCGCCGCGATCCTGTTCACGATCGGCGTCTTCGGCATCTTCGTGAACCGCAAGAACATCATCGTCATCCTGATGTCGATCGAGCTGATCCTGCTGGCGGTGAACATCAACCTGGTGGCCTTCTCGGTCTTCCTGCACGACGTGGTGGGGCAGATCTTCGCCATGTTCGTGCTGACCGTGGCCGCGGCCGAAGCGGCCGTGGGCCTGGCCATCCTGGTGACGTTCTTCCGCAACCGCGGTGACATCGCCGTCGACGACGCCAGCGTGATGAAGGGCTGA